The Brachyspira sp. SAP_772 genome contains the following window.
TGTATGTAATATTGACAATAATTAATTTTTTTGTACTATATTATAATACAATAAAATTATAAGGATAATAATATAAAKAAAAAAAGATTAGACAATAAAGTAAAGTTTAAAGATTATGAAGCATATATTTCCATTTGCGGTGCAGAGGATAAAAATCTTCAAGTTTTAGAGAATAAATTTAATGTTTCAATATATCCAAAGGGAAATGAATTAACTATAGAGGGTAGCTATTCAAATATAGAAGACACTCTAAAAGTAATATATATACTTAAAGAYATGTATATTTCTAATACCGAAATTTCTTTAGAAAAGGTTATTAATATATCTGATAATATATTTAAAGAGCGTGAGAGTTCTTTAATTAATATGCGTATAAARCTSCCRTAYCTCGGAAGAAACATAGAGATGAAAACCATTTCTCAGGGTGAATATTTAGAGAAGATGATTTTTAATGATATAGTTTTTTCTACAGGTGCTGCTGGTACGGGTAAAACATTTTTATCTGTTGCCTATGGTATAAGTTTGCTTGCAGAAAATAAGATTGAGCGTATGATAATAACAAGACCTGTTGTTGAGGCGGGTGAGAGTTTAGGATATTTGCCTGGTGATTTTAAAGAAAAGATTTCTCCGTATATGAGACCTGTATATGATGCCTTGTATAGTCTTTTGTCTAGTGATAT
Protein-coding sequences here:
- a CDS encoding PhoH family protein, giving the protein MYISNTEISLEKVINISDNIFKERESSLINMRIKLPYLGRNIEMKTISQGEYLEKMIFNDIVFSTGAAGTGKTFLSVAYGISLLAENKIERMIITRPVVEAGESLGYLPGDFKEKISPYMRPVYDALYSLLSSD